The Methanocella arvoryzae MRE50 DNA window GGGATGATGCCCAGCTTCGTCGCGCTTGCCAGATTCGTGTAGGCGCCGAAGGCTCCCGCCAGGTATACCTGCCGGACGTCTGTCACCTTCAGCTTGCACTTGTTCAGGAGCACGCCGATGGCGCCGCAGACGGCAGCTTTAGTGTCCATGAGGTAGTCGATGTCCTGCTGGGTGATCACGATGTCCCGGCCTATGGCAGACCTGCCGGCGGGCACCAGCACGTATTCAAGGCCTTCTTCTCCGGGGCGTACCCGGGAATGGCCGCTGTTCAGCTTGCCAGCGAAGTCGAGTGCGCCAGTCGTTACCATGGCTGCGACAGCATCGATAATGCCCGACCCGCAGATCCCCCGCGGAGGCACACCCCCGATGGTAGTGAAGGATACATCTGATGTCGCCGGGTCGAGGCTGACGTGGTCGATGGCTCCTTTCATCGCCCGGACGCCGTAGGTGGCCCCCGCGCCTTCGAAGGCGGGGCCCGAGGCGCACGATACAGACACCATCCAGTCCTTGTTCCCCAGAATGATCTCCCCGTTAGTCCCCAGGTCCACGACCAGCGAGATCTCGTCCGAGCAGTACATATTCGATGCCAGCACGTCTCCGATGGCGTCCCCGCCGACGAACCTGCTCACGCCGGGGAGGCAGAAGACAGTTGCGCCATCTCTGAGAGAAAGTCCCAGGCTGGCCGCCTTTTTCACTACTGGGACCCTCGAGACGTCCGCGTTGGCCAGCTCCAGGTAGCGCGGGGCCATGCCGAGGAACAGGTGGTGCATCACCGTGTTACCGGCGAGGCACATGTCAACGATGTCGGTTTTTCGGATGCCGGCTGCTTCCGCCAGCGAATTGATGACCTGGTCGACGCTTTCGACCGCTGCCTTTCTGATCTCTTCCAGACCTGCCGGTGTGCTGGCGTAACCGATGCGGGTCATCAGTTCCTCGCCGTAGGTGATCTGCCTGTTAAGGGCCGATCCGGTGCCGACGATCTGGCCTGACTGCAGATCGACCAGGCAGCCGACGACGGTCGTCGTACCTAGATCCACAGCCACTCCGTAAAGTGGTCCGGCTCCTCTGGCAGCCTCTACTCCTGTGATCTCCGGAGGTATGCGTGCCAGAGAGAGCGTGGCTAGCATGGGCTCGTCTGGCGCCCGCAGCTGCTGATAGACTGTATCCGGTACGTGTGGTCTGGCTCCTGTATAGCCTGTCAGCCTGATAGATTGCATGCCCGGGAGCGGACCGATCGATGGCATGGTTTCCACCGGGTAGCGGACGACCGCAGGGTTAACCCTATCGATCTTTACCGTGGCCGAGAGCAGGATCTGAGGCGAGTCGATCCGGCTCTCGACCGGTATGGTGAACTCGCAGTCTTCGACGACCCGTACCTGGCAGGCCATGTAGTAGCCTTTCGCCTCTTCCGCCGCTGTGAGCCTCTTCCCCCCGATCCGGGCATCTACCTTACATTTACCCCTGGTCAGGATCACCCGGCACTTCCGGCAAGTCCCCTTTCCCCCGCAGACGGACTCGATAGCCAGGCCTGCTGTCCGCATCGCGTCCAGCAGCAGCGTCCCTCCGGGCACTGTGAGCACTCTGTTCATGGGCTGGAAGATGACCCGGGCTTCTCTCTCAGGCACCTGCAGCATGCTTATCGTCCTTCGGGGGCCACTGGGTTTTCAGGTACTCGGCCAGGCCCGAAGAGTCCCTCGGCCCGACCATGACGTTCCAGCCGCTCGCCTCTTCGGTGTCCCCGCTGAGGCGGGCGGCCAGGCCCGGCAAGACCAGGTGGCGGTGTTCTACCAGATCAGCTACCTTGTAATCGCTCAGGGCGTTCGAGATGGACTCCGCTGTCAGGTACCTGCCTGCGACGGCGCTCTCTACGCTGTTGCCGCCCGTGTCGGCAACCACCAGGTAACAGTGGATGCTGGCGGTCTTGATGTCGTTCTCCACTATGAAGTAGGTCAGCGCGTAGTTCGAGGTGATGAGCACCGGCGCTTGCTTATCTGGCGAGCCGAAGGTCTTGACGCCTGCATCAACCGAGACGGGCTTGCGCGGGTCAGTGTACACGTTGAACCGCCAGATCAGCTGGGGCAGGAGTACCCAGCCTTCGACGCTGTGCATGATGAGCATGTCCGCGTGCCTGGAGAGGAGCAGCGAGGCCATCCACGCCTCCTTCCACTGGACGACTTCGGGGGAAAGCTCGGGAGATAGCCAGGCGCTGATGGGGGTGCCCAGCAGCGGGTAGCCGAGGAGCTCGTCGTCCTGCTGGAAGACCGAGCGCCGAATCTGAGAGAACTCATGGATCGTCCGGGCGAGGTCAGACTCTACAGATGTGCCCGGATCGAGGATGAGGTCGGAAATGCCGTACTCTGTAAGGGTCCTGACCAGCGAACGCAGGCCAGGGATGTCGTGCGGGGCTGAGACGACCAGCGGGCAGCTGTACTGCAGGGCAAGCTCTGCCATTTCCTTCCAGTTCTCTTTCGTGGCCGCATACAGCAGCGGTCGCCGATCTTTGACCTGGTCAAGCCCGGCGGCCATTGTTGCAGGGTCGTATGCGCAGAGCACGAAGGGCAGATCAGTCTGTCCGGCCACGTCCTTGACCACCGTGGCAAAGGTCGCCGGCTCATTCGTAGTCGAGCGGATGGCCACTGCATCCAGCCGCAGAGTTCGCCCGATGTAGTTGAACGTGAACGAGCTGACCATCTTCAGCCTGGCATCGATCTCTTCTTTCGCCATGTAGTCGGCCACGTCGATGGCGATGGGCGGAGGGTTGTGGTAGGTGAACTCGTGCCGGTAGAGAACGTATTTTCCCCCGACTTTCGCAGCCGTCTCGCCGGTGCCGAACGTGACCGTCCTGACCGGCGGCCTCATCAGTTCCCGCAGCTTCTCGTAATCTGCCATGTATTTTTTACCGGCGATCGGGGGGCAATCCTCGACTGTGAGCTCGCCGTTGACCACCCGGGTGGCAAAGGTCATGCAGTTGGCCTCGTGGCACTCCCCGCAGTTCGTCTTCGGGAGCAGCTTGTACACGTCGATGGGGCTGATCTCCCTGATGCTCTTTTTCACTTTAGACTCTGACATACCAGTTTCACCTCCTCATATCCTGGCCGTGCTCCAGCACATGTTCGCTTCCGGCGACGGTACAGTTTCTTTTCGGATCAGCATCTGGATGATCTCTTTCAGGGTTTTCAGGGTGGCCGGATGGGCTACCATGAAGATGTCGACTCCGGCGAGCACCAGAGTGAGCGCGTTGAGGGTCTCCCACAGCGGGCCCCGGAATTCCCTGGGGCCGTACACCGGATCCATCTTCGTCCGGGCCTCCCTGGCCACCCAGGCGTTGGATGCCGCGGAGATGGTCGGCTGCTGCAGTTCATCGTCCCCCAGCAAGGCGGCCTGCCTTGCACGCTCGTGGATGCTGAAGGAGTACTCCAGGCCGTAGCCCAGCGCCACTGTGGTGAGGTCCATCACGATGTCTTCCGGCGGCAGGTAGTCGAACAGCCTGCGGTTCAACTCCTTCGCCTTGTTCAGCTCCAGGCCGGTCAGCCCGATCACCGCGTGGCCGTGGGCCTTAGCCGCTCCTGTAATGGTCTCAAGTACGCCTGCAGCTGCCATGTCCAGCGTGACCGAGTTCAGCAGCAGCCGCTCCCCCGAAGCCGCCTCGGAGACTTTGGCGAAGACTTCGGCATCCTTCTGCGGATCGCCGCAGCCGCCTATGATCAGTGGCACGTCCACCGCCTGCAGCACGTCCTCGACCGTCCGGGCCGCCTCTGCCGGCGAAGAGTCCTTGCCCAGCGGATCGGTGGACACAAGGTGAACGGTGACCATGTCTGCGCCGAACTGTTCGACGTTTCTCCGCGCCCATTCTGCCGGGTCGTCCATGACGTCCCGGATGTCTGCCTTGACGGCGGCGGGCATCGGTATGGACATATCAAAGACGTCCATGGCGAAGACCGGCAGGTTAGCCGGCGGCCTATCGGCGTAGACAAACGGCGGCGAGCCAGATCCGCCCAGGGTGAAAGTCCTTCTCCGGCTGCCCCCGTCTTTTCTGGTGGCGCCAAGCCTGACTTCCCGGATGCTGCACGGGAAATTTTCAACCGGGGGTACATAGGTTTCGCTGAACAGCGCCGACGGCTTTTCCTGCATAATCTGGGACGCTACAGGCTGTACCGCCTGCGGCATCGCCCGGGACATTGCCCGCCGGGCAGGAATCCAGAGCTCCAGGTCTCCGATCTCCATAGTGAAGTTTTCAAGCTCGATCCTGTCTACGCCGGCCATCAGCGAGAGAATGTCCGGCATGTTGTCACGCATCTTTCCGCCGCCTGTCAGCCTGTTATCTTTTCCTGCCATGTCATTCACCTGCTCCTGGTTTTTTGGGTTTGCTCCACTGGATGATCGCCCGGTCCGCGTAGATCCTGGCGTTCTTCAGCGTGATCTTCAGGCCGCCGTAGCTGAGGGGAAGCTCCCCTGCGGAGAAAACCGGCATTTCGGCATGCCCCGGTTCTTCCACATGCTCTTCCTCCGGGTTTTCCTCCTCTGCCTCCCAGCGCTGGATAACCGGGTGGGACCGCTCTACGAGGAATTGCCGGAGCTCGCCCACGTTCTTCACTTCTCTCTCCGTCGCGATCTTGCCGAAGATCTCCGGCGGGATGAACGGCTTCATCTGCTCCTTCAGCCCGGCGGGCATCCAGGCAACCCTGGCATAGCCGCCATCTGCAGCGAGAAACTTTTGGGAGCGCATGTATTCCAGGGACAGGCCATGGAACCCGTCGATCTGTCTACCTCCCCCCGTGGAGTCCGCCATGGCCGAAAAAGGCAGGCCGTTCACCGTGGCCTCCTTATAGCCCCGGGTGACGATGCCGAAGCCCTCGACCTCGGGGATGTAGAAGGCGATCCCTTCAAAGCACCCGCAGGACGTATGGGGATAGGTGAAGGCACTGTAGAGGTAGACCCGGCTAACCTCCCCCAGGGAGCGTTTGCCGGCACTTTCGTTGATCCCGGTGTACTCCCCCTTTTCCGGGTCCAGGCAGCTGCCTTTCTCTATGGGGAAGATCAGGCCTTTCGGGTCGATGCGGGCGGCCGCCCGCCCGTCGAACCAGCTGATGGCGCCGCAGTTCGCATATCTCTGCGGGGTGATGACGCACACGTGGCCGGGCGCGAACGACTGGCAGAGGGCGCAACCGTAGAAGACGTCCACCTCGTCGTCGGTCAGGCCTCTGGCCCGGGCGTCCCGGGCTTCGTAGGAGTTCATCGCCTCAGCATAGGCAGACGATATTTTGGCAGCGTCGGTGTAGAAGGTGATCTGCATCTGCCCGATGATCGGGAACTCGTTCCGGAGAAGTTGCTCCAGCACCTCTCCCACGAACCTGAGTGTGGTAAAGCCCTTGCCGTAGGCTTTCTTCGAGAGCCTTATCCACGTATCGTAACGCTGGTTGAGGTGCATGAGCCCTTCGATATAGTTGGCGTACTCGTGGATCCGCCGCTCGATCACTCCCTCGAAGTCGGGCTCAAGCTCCGGGCCCGCTACTTCGATCAGGATGCCGAGGGGATAGCTCTTTCCGGGCTCCATGTCGGCGACATCCGGGCCGATGACCGTGATGGCACTATCCTTTACCTGGTCGCCCTGCCGGACTTTGACCAGCTCGAACTTCTCTTCGACGTCCGGGCCTCCGAGCTCGACGTGCAGGTCATTTTTCCGGATGCGTTCACCCGCATGTGCAATGCTGACATCAACTGGTATCTCCTTGAACATGCTTTTTAACCCTCCATCTGCCCTATGACGGCTTTCAGGCTTTCCAGCCACTGCTCAGTCGGAATGCTGGCAAACGAATAGCCGGCGTGGGGCTGGTACCCGTTGCCCAGGGACACAGTCCTGACGTGCGGGGCAAAGTGCTTCAGCCCGGACAGGATCGTCCACTCCAGGTAGTAGGGCAGGCCGGCGAAAAAGGCCAGATCGTGCGGCCCTTTTCCATCCAGCCCCTGCCATCCGGAGTCTGCAAGCCTGTGGGCGGCTTCCACTGCCGGCAGGATCGTAGCCTTCGTGTACCCTCTGCTCACCAGATTGCGGTTGGTGTGGCCGGTTGCTATGATAGGGATGTTCTTCGTGTTTCCGAGGTCGATCAGATAATCCAGCAGCTTTCTGTCGCCCGCGGCGATCTCTGCGGCCAGATGTCCGATGATCATGACAGGACGTTTCGATCGTTTGATCATGGCGACTACCACTTCAGGTTTAGAGATGGCCGCCGCCTTTCTGGGCCCGGAGATCTCGGCGATCTGCCAGGGCTCGAGTATAGCCATTGCTTATCATACCTCCCTATTCGAGAACTCGTCAGCTCCCGGCCAGTGCCGGGAGCCACTCACGGCCTCTGGCCTGGAGCTTTTCTCTCCTGCCAGCCGGCCTGCTGTAGCACTCTGGAAATTTCCTCCTTCATGGTGATCGGTACGTCGCTCATGCTGCGGACAAACAAGGGCAGGTCCTCAGGGATAGTGCCGAGCACCCGCCTGTGGAGATCAATGTAGTGGGTGAGCTTGATCGCCCGCCCTTTGCCGGTGTCGTTCGGCCGCATGCAGAGCTTGGCGGCAAGCACCATCGCCTCCTCTTTGGTCTCCGCGGCGATGAACAGGTGCTCGGGCACGGGGCCGGCGTAGACCTGCTCGCCCGTCCCGGGATCGGAGGTGTACCAGTCCTCCTCCCTGTCAGCCCGGCCCAGTAGCATCCGTCTGTACTTCGACCCGTGGGGCCCGACTATGACCGGTATGCCCAGCCGCACAAATCCCATCGCTATGGCCGCCGCCTTCTGGGACATGGCACCCCAGACCACGCCTACTGCCCCGACGCGGTTGTAGACGTAGTCGGCGATCTCCTCGAAGTTGCCGCGGAGGCTGCGCCTGGCGAAGATGCTGGCGATCTTGACTGCGGCGCCGGCTATGTGAGCGTTGGAGACACACGAGCCCACGTTGACAATGCCCCCTGCGTCGAAGTCACCCGGGTGCTGCTCGTAGGGTGTCTTTCCTTCCTCGTCTCTGTACATCGAGATGGACATAGCCGCGCAGCCGGAGGTCACCGCGATAAACCTGCGCCGGGCGAACTCAAGGCACATCTCGGCCACCTCTTTCCCGCCGTTCGGGTAGTTGGCGCAGCCGGCAAACGCGATGACTCCCGGGATCTCTCCCAGGACGATCGGCCCTCCAACCTGCCGGATTTCCACGTCCTGAATGGCACCTCTGCCGACGCGGATCTTGAACTTCTCGTCCCTGGTTTTGTGGGCGGCCGCCGCAGTCAT harbors:
- a CDS encoding ASKHA domain-containing protein produces the protein MLQVPEREARVIFQPMNRVLTVPGGTLLLDAMRTAGLAIESVCGGKGTCRKCRVILTRGKCKVDARIGGKRLTAAEEAKGYYMACQVRVVEDCEFTIPVESRIDSPQILLSATVKIDRVNPAVVRYPVETMPSIGPLPGMQSIRLTGYTGARPHVPDTVYQQLRAPDEPMLATLSLARIPPEITGVEAARGAGPLYGVAVDLGTTTVVGCLVDLQSGQIVGTGSALNRQITYGEELMTRIGYASTPAGLEEIRKAAVESVDQVINSLAEAAGIRKTDIVDMCLAGNTVMHHLFLGMAPRYLELANADVSRVPVVKKAASLGLSLRDGATVFCLPGVSRFVGGDAIGDVLASNMYCSDEISLVVDLGTNGEIILGNKDWMVSVSCASGPAFEGAGATYGVRAMKGAIDHVSLDPATSDVSFTTIGGVPPRGICGSGIIDAVAAMVTTGALDFAGKLNSGHSRVRPGEEGLEYVLVPAGRSAIGRDIVITQQDIDYLMDTKAAVCGAIGVLLNKCKLKVTDVRQVYLAGAFGAYTNLASATKLGIIPEFPRAEVHPIGNGSLSGAYATLVSRSQRVVAEEIARKIAYVDLMVDSEFFEEYLAALYIPGKRELFPVSYGGKGTLYESR
- the acsC gene encoding acetyl-CoA decarbonylase/synthase complex subunit gamma is translated as MSESKVKKSIREISPIDVYKLLPKTNCGECHEANCMTFATRVVNGELTVEDCPPIAGKKYMADYEKLRELMRPPVRTVTFGTGETAAKVGGKYVLYRHEFTYHNPPPIAIDVADYMAKEEIDARLKMVSSFTFNYIGRTLRLDAVAIRSTTNEPATFATVVKDVAGQTDLPFVLCAYDPATMAAGLDQVKDRRPLLYAATKENWKEMAELALQYSCPLVVSAPHDIPGLRSLVRTLTEYGISDLILDPGTSVESDLARTIHEFSQIRRSVFQQDDELLGYPLLGTPISAWLSPELSPEVVQWKEAWMASLLLSRHADMLIMHSVEGWVLLPQLIWRFNVYTDPRKPVSVDAGVKTFGSPDKQAPVLITSNYALTYFIVENDIKTASIHCYLVVADTGGNSVESAVAGRYLTAESISNALSDYKVADLVEHRHLVLPGLAARLSGDTEEASGWNVMVGPRDSSGLAEYLKTQWPPKDDKHAAGA
- the cdhD gene encoding CO dehydrogenase/acetyl-CoA synthase subunit delta; its protein translation is MAGKDNRLTGGGKMRDNMPDILSLMAGVDRIELENFTMEIGDLELWIPARRAMSRAMPQAVQPVASQIMQEKPSALFSETYVPPVENFPCSIREVRLGATRKDGGSRRRTFTLGGSGSPPFVYADRPPANLPVFAMDVFDMSIPMPAAVKADIRDVMDDPAEWARRNVEQFGADMVTVHLVSTDPLGKDSSPAEAARTVEDVLQAVDVPLIIGGCGDPQKDAEVFAKVSEAASGERLLLNSVTLDMAAAGVLETITGAAKAHGHAVIGLTGLELNKAKELNRRLFDYLPPEDIVMDLTTVALGYGLEYSFSIHERARQAALLGDDELQQPTISAASNAWVAREARTKMDPVYGPREFRGPLWETLNALTLVLAGVDIFMVAHPATLKTLKEIIQMLIRKETVPSPEANMCWSTARI
- the cdhC gene encoding CO dehydrogenase/CO-methylating acetyl-CoA synthase complex subunit beta — encoded protein: MFKEIPVDVSIAHAGERIRKNDLHVELGGPDVEEKFELVKVRQGDQVKDSAITVIGPDVADMEPGKSYPLGILIEVAGPELEPDFEGVIERRIHEYANYIEGLMHLNQRYDTWIRLSKKAYGKGFTTLRFVGEVLEQLLRNEFPIIGQMQITFYTDAAKISSAYAEAMNSYEARDARARGLTDDEVDVFYGCALCQSFAPGHVCVITPQRYANCGAISWFDGRAAARIDPKGLIFPIEKGSCLDPEKGEYTGINESAGKRSLGEVSRVYLYSAFTYPHTSCGCFEGIAFYIPEVEGFGIVTRGYKEATVNGLPFSAMADSTGGGRQIDGFHGLSLEYMRSQKFLAADGGYARVAWMPAGLKEQMKPFIPPEIFGKIATEREVKNVGELRQFLVERSHPVIQRWEAEEENPEEEHVEEPGHAEMPVFSAGELPLSYGGLKITLKNARIYADRAIIQWSKPKKPGAGE
- the cdhB gene encoding CO dehydrogenase/acetyl-CoA synthase complex subunit epsilon, translating into MAILEPWQIAEISGPRKAAAISKPEVVVAMIKRSKRPVMIIGHLAAEIAAGDRKLLDYLIDLGNTKNIPIIATGHTNRNLVSRGYTKATILPAVEAAHRLADSGWQGLDGKGPHDLAFFAGLPYYLEWTILSGLKHFAPHVRTVSLGNGYQPHAGYSFASIPTEQWLESLKAVIGQMEG